In Saccharothrix violaceirubra, the following are encoded in one genomic region:
- a CDS encoding roadblock/LC7 domain-containing protein — translation MDYDALAAELRKLRENVSGVTDTVIAATDGIPILTDVAKRVEPAHISALAAADLGIARQAAEVIGLGKLSQTVVFGSAGYMAVYAIGGMSLMVVLGDEGLNLGRLIYETRPVIERVNSILAS, via the coding sequence CCTGGCCGCGGAATTGCGGAAGCTTCGCGAGAACGTCTCCGGAGTGACCGATACGGTGATCGCCGCGACCGACGGGATACCGATCCTCACCGACGTGGCGAAGCGGGTCGAACCCGCGCACATCTCCGCACTCGCCGCCGCCGACCTCGGAATCGCCCGCCAGGCGGCGGAGGTGATCGGTCTGGGCAAACTCAGCCAGACCGTGGTGTTCGGCAGTGCGGGCTACATGGCCGTGTACGCCATCGGTGGCATGTCGCTGATGGTCGTCCTCGGGGACGAGGGGTTGAACCTCGGCCGCCTCATCTACGAGACCCGGCCGGTGATCGAGCGGGTCAACTCGATCCTGGCCTCTTAG